The Musa acuminata AAA Group cultivar baxijiao chromosome BXJ2-2, Cavendish_Baxijiao_AAA, whole genome shotgun sequence genome has a segment encoding these proteins:
- the LOC135604751 gene encoding probable polygalacturonase codes for MLVVPAGRWLTGPFNLADHFTLFLDHDAVILATQDINEWPIIDPLPSYGRGRDAVGGRYSNLIMGYNLTDVVITGNNGTIDGQGETWWKMFRNKELNYTRGYLIELMYCKQVLISNITLVNSPSWNVHPVYSSHVIVSGITILAPVNSPNTDGIDPDSSSNVRIEDCYIVSGDDCIAIKSGWDEYGIAFNMSSKHIVIRRLTCISPTSAVIALGSEMSGGIQDVRAEDITAIHSESGVRIKTTIGRGAYVKDIFVRRMNLHTMKWVFWMTGTYGQHPDDKFDPKAIPVVQNISYSNVVAENVTMAAKLEGIPGAPFTGICIYNVTAEVVKSKKPIWNCTDVEGVSSHVTPTPCAQIPEYPDRITHCPFPEDDLPVNGVGLEECNSSRRWLTRDSVDDFSAVDGGNSGVHRDR; via the exons ATGCTGGTGGTGCCGGCCGGCCGGTGGCTCACCGGGCCCTTCAACCTCGCCGACCACTTCACCCTCTTCCTCGACCACGACGCCGTCATCCTCGCCACTCAG GATATCAACGAGTGGCCGATCATTGACCCTTTGCCCTCCTACGGTAGAGGAAGAGATGCGGTTGGGGGTAGATACAGTAATCTCATCATGGGATATAACCTAACCGATGTGGTCATAACAG ggAATAATGGAACTATCGATGGACAAGGTGAAACCTGGTGGAAAATGTTCCGTAACAAAGAACTCAATTACACTCGTGGATACCTCATTGAATTGATGTACTGCAAACAAGTGCTGATTTCCAACATTACATTGGTTAACTCTCCATCGTGGAATGTCCATCCTGTGTACAGCAG CCACGTAATCGTCTCAGGCATCACAATTCTTGCACCGGTCAACTCTCCCAACACTGATGGGATCGATCCAG ACTCATCCTCCAATGTCCGCATTGAGGACTGCTACATAGTCTCAGGCGATGACTGCATCGCCATTAAAAGCGGTTGGGATGAGTACGGGATTGCATTCAACATGTCAAGCAAACACATAGTGATCAGACGGCTCACCTGCATCTCCCCCACGAGCGCTGTCATCGCCCTGGGAAGCGAGATGTCGGGAGGAATCCAAGATGTCCGGGCCGAAGACATCACGGCCATCCACTCCGAATCCGGCGTCAGGATCAAGACGACCATCGGAAGGGGAGCTTACGTGAAGGACATATTCGTGAGAAGAATGAATCTGCACACAATGAAGTGGGTCTTCTGGATGACGGGCACCTACGGGCAGCACCCGGACGACAAATTTGATCCGAAAGCCATTCCGGTGGTGCAGAATATCAGTTACAGCAACGTGGTGGCCGAGAACGTGACCATGGCCGCGAAGCTGGAGGGGATTCCCGGCGCGCCCTTCACCGGAATATGCATCTACAATGTGACGGCGGAGGTGGTGAAGTCGAAGAAGCCGATTTGGAACTGCACCGACGTGGAGGGCGTATCGAGTCACGTGACGCCCACTCCCTGTGCGCAGATTCCGGAATATCCAGATCGTATAACGCATTGCCCCTTCCCTGAAGATGATCTACCTGTGAATGGTGTTGGGCTAGAGGAGTGT aactcgtccaggcgttggttgacccgggaca